From the genome of Anopheles moucheti chromosome 3, idAnoMoucSN_F20_07, whole genome shotgun sequence, one region includes:
- the LOC128301214 gene encoding melanotransferrin, protein MATVGRWLCVSAALLCFATLSAGQFYEEEQETKSNIVWCATSQEETYKCQNFTKALERDVALFNDFFMNVSCHHGYDQDECMGLINERRADVMTLDAGEVFSGGRYHSLIPLMQEGYEGGFTQYHAVAVVKKGSLPDVTHLRQLRGKKACFAWVGSHAGWTVPIHTLQREGGLAVTDCNNIVKTATDYFGPSCAVNALIDKYNPIGDNSNKLCSICTGVVPGGKCTPTDPYAGFEGAFRCLVEAGDIAFLKHTTVEEMVDSGFIPGVTTDQFELLCRDGTRQPVSQYRQCEWGNVPSHALVVSSATSKSDRRRLKKFFTKAVNLYASKQRRYNSTAGPGYDRQDDRYRPYQNPYTSTSTTTYSPFAFTTDQNMYNESQPYESFDLFESKRYGRRLNLMFQDSARHLAPIDDDKQNYQRYLGKSLDQIYETRSCPVGRMMLCVTSDAEYEKCIKMRTALKAQLIKPDMLCTKAHSHITCMQHIQSGTADVTVLDASDVYTAGLHYDLMPFMSEVYDLGLPEYYVVAVAKEEDPDTELTYLRGKNTCHSGMNTAAGWVYPMAYLISNGWIRPYGCDSIRAAAEYFTKSCVPGAISKEYNTGIPYDNMCDLCHGSSFRYCRRDASEDYYGNSGAFRCLVEGGGHVAFVRHTTVIENTGGKKREWWARDALPDDFELLCPDGTRAEVNEYKKCNLGKVKANAIVARGGRGYNGTELKAYINLFTYAQQFYGRKFSDEFSFSMFYSVPPYHDLIFSDATRGLRVVDSDKRWFDAYLGPNFMRARRITDCHAGASSLKLSAFGSLLLAGVVALFWSRNIL, encoded by the exons ATGGCAACAGTGGGTCGTTGGTTGTGCGTAAGTGCAGCTTTGCTGTGCTTTGCCACACTCAGTGCCG GTCAATTCTATGAAGAAGAACAGGAAACGAAAAGCAATATCGTCTGGTGTGCCACCAGCCAGGAAGAGACGTACAAATGCCAAAACTTTACCAAAGCCCTTGAGCGGGATGTTGCtttgtttaatgattttttcatGAACGTCTCCTGCCATCACGGTTACGACCAGGATGAGTGTATGGGACTGATAAATGAACGCAGGGCGGATGTCATGACGCTCGATGCGGGTGAAGTGTTTAGCGGTGGTAGATACCATTCGCTGATTCCGCTCATGCAGGAAGGTTACGAAGGAGGCTTCACACAGTATCATGCGGTGGCCGTGGTCAAGAAAGGATCGCTACCGGACGTGACCCATCTGAGGCAATTGCGTGGCAAGAAAGCGTGCTTTGCATGGGTAGGAAGCCACGCAGGATGGACTGTTCCGATACATACC TTACAACGTGAAGGAGGACTGGCAGTTACTGACTGTAACAATATCGTGAAAACTGCAACCGATTACTTCGGACCGTCGTGTGCTGTGAATGCGCTGATCGATAAATACAACCCCATCGGCGATAACTCAAACAAACTCTGCTCGATATGCACGGGTGTGGTTCCCGGTGGCAAATGTACCCCAACCGATCCTTACGCTGGGTTTGAGGGAGCGTTCCGCTGTCTAGTGGAGGCTGGCGATATAGCGTTCCTGAAGCACACCACCGTGGAGGAAATGGTGGACAGCGGGTTCATTCCTGGTGTGACCACTGATCAGTTCGAGTTGCTGTGTCGTGACGGTACCCGCCAGCCCGTTTCCCAGTATCGGCAGTGTGAATGGGGAAATGTTCCATCGCACGCGCTTGTCGTATCCAGCGCCACGTCCAAATCGGACCGACGAAGGTTAAAGAAATTCTTCACGAAAGCCGTCAATCTGTACGCGTCCAAGCAGCGTCGGTATAACAGTACCGCGGGCCCGGGATACGATCGGCAGGATGATCGTTACCGGCCATACCAGAATCCGTACACGTCCACTTCGACAACAACGTATTCACCGTTCGCCTTTACCACCGATCAGAACATGTATAACGAAAGCCAACCCTACGAATCGTTCGATCTGTTCGAGTCGAAGCGATACGGCAGACGGTTGAACTTGATGTTCCAGGATTCGGCCCGCCATTTAGCACCGATCGATGACGATAAGCAAAACTATCAAAGGTATCTGGGCAAATCGTTGGACCAAATTTACGAGACACGGTCCTGTCCGGTGGGAAGAATGATGCTGTGCGTCACGTCGGATGCGGAGTACGAAAAGTGCATCAAAATGCGTACGGCGCTGAAGGCTCAACTGATCAAACCGGATATGCTGTGTACGAAGGCACATTCGCACATcacttgcatgcaacacaTCCAATCCGGAACCGCCGATGTGACCGTGCTCGATGCGAGCGATGTGTATACGGCCGGCTTACATTACGACCTGATGCCTTTCATGTCGGAGGTGTACGATCTGGGGTTGCCCGAGTACTACGTGGTAGCCGTGGCAAAGGAAGAAGATCCCGATACAGAGCTTACCTATCTGCGCGGTAAGAATACGTGCCATTCGGGTATGAACACGGCTGCCGGATGGGTTTATCCGATGGCCTACCTGATATCGAACGGTTGGATACGCCCGTACGGCTGCGATAGTATTCGTGCTGCCGCAGAATATTTCACAAAATCGTGTGTACCCGGAGCTATCAGTAAGGAATATAACACCGGCATTCCGTACGATAACATGTGTGATCTGTGTCATGGTAGCAGCTTCCGGTATTGCCGTCGTGACGCGTCGGAAGATTACTATGGCAATTCGGGCGCATTCCGGTGCTTGGTAGAGGGCGGTGGTCATGTGGCGTTCGTACGGCACACGACGGTGATTGAGAATACGGGTGGCAAGAAGCGCGAATGGTGGGCCCGAGATGCACTGCCCGATGACTTCGAACTGCTGTGTCCGGACGGAACCAGGGCGGAGGTGAACGAGTATAAGAAGTGTAATCTGGGCAAGGTGAAGGCCAATGCTATTGTGGCGCGCGGAGGACGAGGATACAACGGGACCGAACTGAAAGCTTACATCAATCTGTTTACCTATGCGCAACAGTTCTACGGAAGGAAATTCTCCGACGAGTTCAG TTTCAGCATGTTTTATTCCGTTCCGCCGTATCACGATTTAATCTTTTCCGACGCTACCCGCGGTCTGCGCGTAGTTGACTCCGACAAGCGCTGGTTCGACGCATATCTGGGACCGAACTTTATGCGCGCCCGTCGCATCACCGATTGCCATGCAGGTGCGAGTAGTTTGAAGCTGAGTGCCTTTGGTAGCTTGTTGCTTGCTGGAGTGGTAGCATTGTTTTGGTCACGAAACATACTTTAA
- the LOC128302553 gene encoding LOW QUALITY PROTEIN: kelch domain-containing protein 10 homolog (The sequence of the model RefSeq protein was modified relative to this genomic sequence to represent the inferred CDS: deleted 2 bases in 1 codon), which translates to MRILQLLVYKLLARAIDTVNRYFNVRRLHYLREVLDINIGIFVHEINERSDMMAKRKAIYAFRPFEVCDVDYRSSITANSNRVGSGKRYPKARSGHRIVCSDASLYCFGGFNPNNTGRDGNNDQREELFLFHELWKYDMIRKVWTLLLDVNNDLPVELASNAMLLCGETIMIFGGTGYPFGVTCSNALRVCLPRRKPKDLIAVEVKGDPPPPQYGQAIVVNDNYLYTIGGTNGFDYMLDVHRLHLPSRTWECAYECNQNIREDPSGRYRHELACHDSKIYVFGGGTSDAVFILSNIPVYDIKANKWEYLVTKPDPLANLPGMPTARKCHSCVQIRTDQGVEVIVAGGFDGVNYYNDIWKLNLTTLQWKKMQKSNLPYPLFFHDAAVTSDGCMHIFGGIKFSNNASVRTNTLYRMWTTIPRLSVIAWEALLHYIPTLPSRTPEELLEAGIPRQFVERVHE; encoded by the exons ATGAGAATTTTGCAACTGCTCGTGTACAAATTGCTTGCCCGTGCGATCGATACCGTGAACAGATACTTTAACGTGCGACGACTGCACTACCTGCGTGAGGTGCTGGACATAAACATTGGTATATTTGTGCATGAAATCAACGAACGCAGTGAT ATGATGGCAAAGCGTAAAGCCATTTACGCATTCCGTCCGTTCGAGGTGTGTGACGTCGATTACCGGAGCTCTATAACCGCCAACAGTAACCGGGTCGGTTCTGGCAAACGCTATCCGAAGGCAAGGAGCGGTCATCGAATTGTTTGCAGCGACGCGTCGCTATACTGCTTCGGTGGATTCAACCCGAACAACACGGGTCGTGATGGTAACAATGACCAGCGGGAGGAATTGTTTCTGTTTCACGAGCTGTGGAAGTATGACATGATACGCAAGGTGTGGACATTGCTGTTGGATGTAAACAACGATTTGCCCGTAGAGCTGGCCTCAAATGCAATGCTGTTATGTGGCGAAACGATCATG ATTTTTGGTGGCACAGGATATCCTTTTGGCGTAACGTGCTCGAACGCGTTACGTGTGTGTCTACCGCGCCGTAAACCGAAGGATCTGATTGCAGTAGAGGTCAAAGGAGATCCACCGCCACCACAGTACGGGCAGGCTATTGTAGTGAATGACAATTACCTCTACACCATCGGCGGAACCAATGGATTCGACTACATGTTGGATGTACACAG aCTACATTTACCCAGCAGAACGTGGGAATGTGCTTACGAGTGTAATCAAAACATTCGCGAAGATCCTTCGGGAAGATATCGGCACGAGCTGGCGTGCCACGATTCTAAAATTTATGTATTTGGCGGTGGTACGAGTGATGCCGTTTTCATCCTATCGAATATTCCCGTGTACGACATTAAAGCGAACAAATGGGAGTACTTGGTAACGAAACCCGACCCGCTGGCCAACTTGCCGGGCATGCCTACCGCCCGCAAGTGTCACTCGTGCGTACAGATTCGCACAGATCAAGGCGTCGAGGTGATTGTGGCCGGAGGGTTTGATGGTGTGAACTACTATAACGACATCTGGAAGCTAAACCTCACCACGTTGCAGTGGAAGAAGATGCAGAAATCGAACCTACCGTATCCACTGTTCTTTCACGATGCGGCCGTAACGAGCGACGGTTGTATGCACATTTTCGGCGGTATAAAGTTCAGCAATAACGCGAGTGTTCGCACGAACACGCTCTACAGGATGTGGACCACCATACCGCGGTTAAGTGTGATCGCCTGGGAAGCGCTGCTGCATTACATTCCAACCTTGCCCAGCCGGACGCCGGAAGAGCTTTTGGAAGCCGGAATTCCGCGCCAGTTTGTTGAGCGGGTACACGAATGA
- the LOC128302507 gene encoding TRPL translocation defect protein 14 isoform X1, whose translation MDAIEERKVYRLVLTGGPCGGKTTGQSRLCTFFENLGWKVFRVPETATILLSGGIKFADLVAEEDRSKKKTHETTTGTTTVPPTGSSDTEPAVFKDGVPEHSVIDIDKITTCPRCMAAAVGKVGDVYKFQENLLRTMIQIENTYFELGRTSNKNCLIICDRGFMDASAYISKEKWDRMMRSNNWNPVELRDNRYNQIIHMVSAANGAEQFYATEEHSCRSEGVTLARELDYKAASAWIGHPYFDVIDNSTDFENKVNRMIECVCQKLGIDIGDRLSITSRKVKFLVSGPMPLDTAFPAFQDFEVVHHYLQCAGPRVQARLRKRGQNGRWSYIHTIRRPQQHGQSIEVRTQLSHRDYLNMLTQQDDAHFTIYKKRRCFLVNNQYFQMDIYKEPSHPRCKGLILLETYTSLTGDKLKAILPKFLNIVKEVTGQPDYSMFNLSLREDWNNTKKFCYSLHDQDDADVKTNGHSQKMINGKA comes from the exons ATGGACGCAATAGAGGAACGCAAGGTTTACCGTCTGGTGCTGACGGGAG GACCGTGCGGTGGCAAAACAACCGGCCAATCGAGGCTGTGTACATTTTTCGAGAACCTCGGATGGAAG GTTTTTCGCGTGCCTGAAACGGCCACAATCCTACTCAG CGGTGGCATCAAGTTCGCCGATTTGGTTGCCGAAGAAG atcgaagcaaaaagaaaacacacgaGACCACtaccggcaccaccaccgtacccCCCACAGGCTCCTCCGACACCGAGCCGGCCGTCTTTAAGGATGGCGTCCCGGAGCATAGCGTTATTGATATTGACAAAATTACAACATGTCCCCGGTGTATGGCCGCCGCCGTCGGGAAAGTTGGTGACG TGTACAAGTTTCAGGAAAACTTGCTCCGAACGATGATACAAATCGAAAACACGTACTTCGAGCTGGGCAGGACGAGCAACAAAAACTGCTTAATCATATGCGATCGCGGATTCATGGATGCCAGTGCAT ATATTTCCAAAGAAAAATGGGATCGCATGATGCGTTCGAACAACTGGAACCCGGTTGAGCTGCGCGACAATCGCTACAATCAGATCATCCACATGGTGTCGGCCGCGAACGGTGCGGAACAGTTCTACGCAACGGAGGAACACTCGTGCCGGTCGGAAGGTGTAACGCTGGCACGCGAGCTCGACTACAAGGCTGCGTCGGCGTGGATTGGACATCCGTACTTCGATGTGATCGATAATTCTACCGATTTCGAAAACAAAGTGAACCGCATGATCGAATGCGTGTGCCAGAAGCTCGGTATTGATATTGGCGATCGGTTATCGATCACCTCGCGAAAAGTCAAATTCTTGG ttTCCGGCCCAATGCCCCTGGATACGGCCTTCCCGGCATTCCAGGACTTCGAGGTCGTGCATCATTACTTGCAGTGTGCCGGACCGCGCGTGCAGGCACGCTTGCGCAAGCGAGGCCAAAACGGTCGCTGGAGCTACATCCACACGATACGCCGGCCTCAGCAGCATGGTCAGTCGATAGAGGTGCGAACGCAGCTGTCCCATCGTGATTACCTGAACATGCTAACGCAGCAGGACGATGCGCACTTTACCATCTACAAGAAACGCCGCTGCTTCCTGGTCAACAACCAGTACTTCCAGATGGACATCTACAAAGAACCAAGCCATCCGAG ATGCAAGGGGTTAATACTGCTGGAGACGTACACCTCGCTGACGGGCGATAAGTTGAAGGCAATATTGCCGAAGTTCTTGAACATCGTGAAGGAAGTCACCGGCCAGCCGGATTACTCGATGTTCAATTTGTCGCTGCGTGAAGACTGGAACAACACGAAGAAGTTCTGCTATTCGCTGCACG ATCAAGACGATGCGGACGTGAAAACGAACGGTCACTCCCAGAAGATGATCAATGGTAAAGCGTAG
- the LOC128302507 gene encoding TRPL translocation defect protein 14 isoform X2, with protein sequence MDAIEERKVYRLVLTGGPCGGKTTGQSRLCTFFENLGWKVFRVPETATILLSGGIKFADLVAEEVYKFQENLLRTMIQIENTYFELGRTSNKNCLIICDRGFMDASAYISKEKWDRMMRSNNWNPVELRDNRYNQIIHMVSAANGAEQFYATEEHSCRSEGVTLARELDYKAASAWIGHPYFDVIDNSTDFENKVNRMIECVCQKLGIDIGDRLSITSRKVKFLVSGPMPLDTAFPAFQDFEVVHHYLQCAGPRVQARLRKRGQNGRWSYIHTIRRPQQHGQSIEVRTQLSHRDYLNMLTQQDDAHFTIYKKRRCFLVNNQYFQMDIYKEPSHPRCKGLILLETYTSLTGDKLKAILPKFLNIVKEVTGQPDYSMFNLSLREDWNNTKKFCYSLHDQDDADVKTNGHSQKMINGKA encoded by the exons ATGGACGCAATAGAGGAACGCAAGGTTTACCGTCTGGTGCTGACGGGAG GACCGTGCGGTGGCAAAACAACCGGCCAATCGAGGCTGTGTACATTTTTCGAGAACCTCGGATGGAAG GTTTTTCGCGTGCCTGAAACGGCCACAATCCTACTCAG CGGTGGCATCAAGTTCGCCGATTTGGTTGCCGAAGAAG TGTACAAGTTTCAGGAAAACTTGCTCCGAACGATGATACAAATCGAAAACACGTACTTCGAGCTGGGCAGGACGAGCAACAAAAACTGCTTAATCATATGCGATCGCGGATTCATGGATGCCAGTGCAT ATATTTCCAAAGAAAAATGGGATCGCATGATGCGTTCGAACAACTGGAACCCGGTTGAGCTGCGCGACAATCGCTACAATCAGATCATCCACATGGTGTCGGCCGCGAACGGTGCGGAACAGTTCTACGCAACGGAGGAACACTCGTGCCGGTCGGAAGGTGTAACGCTGGCACGCGAGCTCGACTACAAGGCTGCGTCGGCGTGGATTGGACATCCGTACTTCGATGTGATCGATAATTCTACCGATTTCGAAAACAAAGTGAACCGCATGATCGAATGCGTGTGCCAGAAGCTCGGTATTGATATTGGCGATCGGTTATCGATCACCTCGCGAAAAGTCAAATTCTTGG ttTCCGGCCCAATGCCCCTGGATACGGCCTTCCCGGCATTCCAGGACTTCGAGGTCGTGCATCATTACTTGCAGTGTGCCGGACCGCGCGTGCAGGCACGCTTGCGCAAGCGAGGCCAAAACGGTCGCTGGAGCTACATCCACACGATACGCCGGCCTCAGCAGCATGGTCAGTCGATAGAGGTGCGAACGCAGCTGTCCCATCGTGATTACCTGAACATGCTAACGCAGCAGGACGATGCGCACTTTACCATCTACAAGAAACGCCGCTGCTTCCTGGTCAACAACCAGTACTTCCAGATGGACATCTACAAAGAACCAAGCCATCCGAG ATGCAAGGGGTTAATACTGCTGGAGACGTACACCTCGCTGACGGGCGATAAGTTGAAGGCAATATTGCCGAAGTTCTTGAACATCGTGAAGGAAGTCACCGGCCAGCCGGATTACTCGATGTTCAATTTGTCGCTGCGTGAAGACTGGAACAACACGAAGAAGTTCTGCTATTCGCTGCACG ATCAAGACGATGCGGACGTGAAAACGAACGGTCACTCCCAGAAGATGATCAATGGTAAAGCGTAG